The following are encoded together in the Marmota flaviventris isolate mMarFla1 chromosome 18, mMarFla1.hap1, whole genome shotgun sequence genome:
- the Mphosph6 gene encoding M-phase phosphoprotein 6 — protein MAAERKTKLSKNLLRMKFMQRGLDSETKKQLEEEEKKIISEEHWYLDLPELKEKESVIIEEQSFLLCEDLLYGRMSFRGFNPEVEKLMLQMNAKNKAEDEDEDEIVELDVSDEEMARRYETLVGTIGKKFAKKRDRANYEEDENGDIKPVKAKKMFLKPQD, from the exons ATGGCGGCCGAGCGCAAGACCAAGTTGTCCAAGAACCTACTGCGCATGAAG TTCATGCAAAGGGGACTGGACTCGGAAACCAAGAAACAactagaggaagaagaaaagaagatcatCAGTGAGGAGCACTGGTACTTGGATTTGCCAGAGCTTAAAGAAAAAGA gAGTGTCATAATAGAGGAGCAGAGCTTCTTGTTATGTGAAGATCTTCTGTATGGAAGAATGTCATTCAGAGGATTTAATCCTGAAGTTGAG aaattgaTGCTTCAGATGAATGCTAAGAACAAAgcagaagatgaagatgaagatgagaTAGTAGAGCTTGATGTGTCAGATGAGGAAATGGCTAGAAG ATATGAGACCTTGGTGGGGACAATTGGAAAAAAGTTTGCCAAGAAAAGAGACCGTGCCAATTACGAAGAAGATGAAAATGGAGACATAAAACCAGTTAAAGCAAAGAAGATGTTCTTAAAGCCCCAAGATTAA